TCTTCATCAGCATAATGCTTTAGTGCTTCTGCTGCTTCAAAGCCGTAGCCCTGTTGCCAATAGGCTGGTGCAATCCAGTAACCAAGCTCGATTTCGAATGCATCATCAAGTAGTTGCGCCACTAACCCCGCATGACCAATAAAAGCACCTGTCTCTTTATGAATGAGCTTATGCAGGCCATAATTATCAAAATTTTTATATTGTTCAAGCATCCTCTCAATAAGATGTGTTGCATAATCGATGTCTTTTACTTGCCCATTGCCAATATAGTTCATCACCATTTGATTCGTTACTAACTCTAACACAAGTGGTACATCATCCATTGTATAGCGTTCAAAACGTAAACGCGCAGTAGAAAGGTTTAACATGTTTACCCACCTTTTTTAATCATCTATTCTCACACTTTAACATAATAGTTTTTTGGAAACAGCTTAAGTGTTACTTCTTATCACTTAAACGACAAAAACGCCCGGAAATTACACCAGGCGCTGCTCTTTGTTAAATAAAAGTTGCTTCCTCACTAAACATAGCACATTTAAAAAGTGAATTTAGCGTTAATAAATCTCAATTTGCCCCATCATCCCGACATCTTCATGCTCTAAAATATGGCAATGGAACATATAGATACCTTTTTCCGGGAAACGAACGGCGATCCGAACCTTATCCATTGGCTGCACGGTAATCGTATCTTTATAGCCTTGCATACTTGCATCTGGCGTTTTACCATTTACCGATATCACTAAAAATTGTGTGCCGTGAATATGGAATGGATGTGCCATAGCTCCTTCATCCGTAATGATATTTTCGATTTCCCAAATTTCTGTAACACCTTGCTTTTGGCGTAAGTCAATTCGGTCTGGGTCAAAGGATTGCCCGTTTAGTAAGAAGTTTTCAGTCATGCCCTCCATCGTAATCGACTTCGTAGGCTCTTGTTGTGCTATTTCATCTGGCACATCAAAGGTAGTTAATTCCTTATCATACTGAATCTCCTTCGCATCGCCCGTAATGTTTATCGGCATTAGTACGGTATCATTATTCAGTAGCGCTAATGTATTGCCCTCTACTTGCGTTAAGTCCACTAAAATTTCAACACGCTCACCTGCTCCAAGTGTTAGCTTTGTCAGTTCACTTGCCTCTTGTAAAAAGCCACCATCTGTAGCAAGTAACTGAAATGGCATGTCGTTTTCAAACTTTAAATAGTACGTTAACGCATTGGAACCATTTAAAATACGCAAACGAACTTTTTCCTTTGGCGCGGTTAATGCTGGATTCACCACACCATTAATCATCACCGTATCTCCTAGCGTACTCATCGTATTGGCCACTTCTTCATAAACGAGTTCCCCATCTAGTAGCGTACGATCCTGTAAAATAATCGGGAAATCATTGATAGCATAGTCATTTGGTAGATGTAGCGATTTACTAGTGGCATCTTCTATATACAAAAGACCAGCTAATCCCTTATACACTTGCTTCGCGGTATAGCCCATTGGATGCGGATGATACCATAAGGTCGCTGCTTGCTGATTCACTGTAAATTGAATCGTTTCCGTGACACCTGGCTCAATCACCGCATGTGGACCACCATCCCGCGCATCTCCCGCTACCTCTAA
The sequence above is a segment of the Solibacillus sp. FSL H8-0523 genome. Coding sequences within it:
- a CDS encoding GNAT family N-acetyltransferase → MLNLSTARLRFERYTMDDVPLVLELVTNQMVMNYIGNGQVKDIDYATHLIERMLEQYKNFDNYGLHKLIHKETGAFIGHAGLVAQLLDDAFEIELGYWIAPAYWQQGYGFEAAEALKHYADEEMYLERYVSAIQVGNTGSKQIALKNGMQLEKVIEMEGKQVEIYVIENEIEFEEE
- a CDS encoding multicopper oxidase domain-containing protein encodes the protein MMKKLGYVLLAATILAGCNTSEDTSAPASTHAHSHEGERYDNPQHMLQENLGEQALTFPPLLTPTSTDGNQIVYELTAQQGNMTFVDGVETATYGYNGNFLGPVLRLEQGQEVTIKLTNDLPEPTTFHWHGLEVAGDARDGGPHAVIEPGVTETIQFTVNQQAATLWYHPHPMGYTAKQVYKGLAGLLYIEDATSKSLHLPNDYAINDFPIILQDRTLLDGELVYEEVANTMSTLGDTVMINGVVNPALTAPKEKVRLRILNGSNALTYYLKFENDMPFQLLATDGGFLQEASELTKLTLGAGERVEILVDLTQVEGNTLALLNNDTVLMPINITGDAKEIQYDKELTTFDVPDEIAQQEPTKSITMEGMTENFLLNGQSFDPDRIDLRQKQGVTEIWEIENIITDEGAMAHPFHIHGTQFLVISVNGKTPDASMQGYKDTITVQPMDKVRIAVRFPEKGIYMFHCHILEHEDVGMMGQIEIY